Genomic window (Jeotgalibaca ciconiae):
AGTAGGCGTGCGAATCTGTCTGAGAGAATCATTGCTCCACGTATGATTTCCTTTTTCCCAATACTTCATTTCTTATCTTCCTCCTTTTAACCAAGATAGTGCAATTATACACCAAAATTGTCTGATGTAAAACGGGTTCAATTTCTGTATATTATATATGTAAACGATAACAGTTATCCAACAACAAAGTGAAAGGGATGTGCTATGAATACATATATTGCCATTGATATTGGTGCTTCCAGTGGGCGTCTTATTATAAGTTCCATTAATGAAGAAAATAAAATAATGATGGAAGAAATTCATCGTTTTAAAAATGGCTTTAGCAAAAAAGGTCGATATGACTGTTGGGAAATCGACTACCTGATTCAAGAAATCCTTGTAGGATTAGAGAAAGTAAAGAACAGAGGAATTACTTCTTGTCATGTAGGAATCGATACGTGGGCGGTCGATTATTGTCTTGTCAACAATTCTGGTGAAAGAATCGGAGAACCTATTTCTTATCGAGATAGCCGTACAAATAACGCGGTTACGAATCTATCAAAGAAAATATCGTTAGAGAAACTTTATGAAAAGACGGGCGTCCAGATTCAACCTTTCAATACGATCTTCCAGCTTTTTGTAGAAGAAAGGCAAGTATTAGATCAAGCCGATAAGTTACTGCTGATACCTGATTACTTGGGCTATGTATTTACAGGAAAAATGGTAACAGAGAAAACAAATGCTTCAACCATGCAGTTATTAAATGCAAATACAAAACATTGGGATGCTGATTTACTAAAGCTTATAGGAGTGACGGAAAACTTATTCCCGCCATTAGTAGATGCTGGAACGATTCTTGGTCAAATGCAAAAGGATAAATTTCCTGAATTTGATTTACCAGATGCAACTTTTGTTTCTGTTGCGAGTCATGATACAGCTTCAGCTGTTTTAGGTACTCCTGGCGAAAGCAGCAATTGGGCTTATATTAGTAGTGGGACATGGTCTTTGTTAGGTGTTGAGACAAATGTGATCAATGTTCACCAAGATGCTTTCTTAGCTAATTACACAAACGAATGGGGCGCTCATAATTCAATCCGTTTTCTAAAAAATATTATGGGAATGTGGTTAATTCAAGAAGTTGCCCGCAGTCAAAATTATACACACAGCTATCCGGAATTAGCAGATCTTGCTAGTCAGGCAGTTCCTTACCAGCAATTTATCGATGTGAATGATGGACGCTTTCTGAACCCTGTAAATATGATTGAAGAGATACAAGAATATTGCAAAATAACAAATCAAATCGTTCCAAAAACTGCTGGTGAAATTGCTCGCTGTATTTATGATAATTTGGCACTTTGTTATGCACTTGAATTAGAAAAATTAACGAAATTGAGCGGAACAGATCAGAAAATTAAAAGATTGCATATCGTTGGGGGAGGATCTAACAACCAATTCCTAAACCAACTTACAGCAAATCTCACTGGCACCATTGTTGAAGCGGGTCCAAGCGAAGCGACTGCAATCGG
Coding sequences:
- the rhaB gene encoding rhamnulokinase, which encodes MNTYIAIDIGASSGRLIISSINEENKIMMEEIHRFKNGFSKKGRYDCWEIDYLIQEILVGLEKVKNRGITSCHVGIDTWAVDYCLVNNSGERIGEPISYRDSRTNNAVTNLSKKISLEKLYEKTGVQIQPFNTIFQLFVEERQVLDQADKLLLIPDYLGYVFTGKMVTEKTNASTMQLLNANTKHWDADLLKLIGVTENLFPPLVDAGTILGQMQKDKFPEFDLPDATFVSVASHDTASAVLGTPGESSNWAYISSGTWSLLGVETNVINVHQDAFLANYTNEWGAHNSIRFLKNIMGMWLIQEVARSQNYTHSYPELADLASQAVPYQQFIDVNDGRFLNPVNMIEEIQEYCKITNQIVPKTAGEIARCIYDNLALCYALELEKLTKLSGTDQKIKRLHIVGGGSNNQFLNQLTANLTGTIVEAGPSEATAIGNIVMQMIASEEVTDIPAARKLIKNSFEFTVHKPERNDETILEKYKQFIEEV